Proteins encoded by one window of Azoarcus sp. PA01:
- a CDS encoding cytochrome c oxidase subunit 3 family protein yields MNSAATFPLHASVPGRIPGNKAIWVGIYCEVTEFALMFLVYFIARAHHPGSFSGGPAQLSLLAGTAYTVALLTSGYCVARALVAMRGARRQACLRWLAAAFVIGAIYPVVKFFEVRWNLANGLDGDAGVFFVTYYYLTFNHLVHVFWGLLGLLWVMVRTGAGSYTAEEHDGLEAFACYWHTTDIIWLMIFPLFYMLR; encoded by the coding sequence GTGAATTCCGCCGCAACGTTTCCGCTGCATGCGTCAGTGCCGGGCCGAATCCCCGGCAACAAGGCCATCTGGGTAGGCATCTACTGCGAAGTCACCGAGTTCGCCCTGATGTTCCTGGTATATTTCATCGCGCGCGCGCACCACCCCGGCAGCTTCAGTGGCGGCCCCGCGCAGTTGTCGCTGCTCGCCGGCACCGCCTATACCGTCGCGCTGTTGACCAGCGGGTACTGCGTCGCGCGTGCCCTCGTGGCGATGCGCGGGGCGCGCAGGCAGGCCTGCCTGCGCTGGCTCGCAGCGGCTTTCGTCATCGGCGCGATCTATCCGGTCGTCAAGTTTTTCGAAGTGCGCTGGAACCTCGCGAACGGGCTCGACGGCGATGCGGGCGTGTTCTTCGTGACTTACTACTACCTGACCTTCAACCACCTCGTCCACGTGTTCTGGGGGCTGCTCGGGTTGCTGTGGGTCATGGTGCGTACCGGCGCCGGCAGCTATACCGCCGAGGAACACGACGGGCTCGAAGCGTTCGCGTGCTATTGGCACACGACCGACATCATCTGGCTGATGATCTTCCCGCTGTTTTACATGCTGCGCTGA
- a CDS encoding cytochrome C oxidase subunit IV family protein, whose product MSETRKLDLAWITLVLLSIGSAGVGGAADPDLGVTAVIALVMGVKVRIVCTYFMELDMASPRIRRSMYAFCYGMPALVVLTSIFGDVIARLTAVLV is encoded by the coding sequence ATGAGCGAAACGCGGAAACTCGATCTCGCCTGGATCACGCTGGTCCTGCTCAGCATCGGCAGCGCCGGCGTCGGCGGCGCAGCAGACCCCGATCTCGGCGTGACGGCGGTCATCGCCCTGGTGATGGGCGTCAAGGTGCGCATCGTCTGCACGTATTTCATGGAGCTGGACATGGCCTCACCCCGGATCCGCCGGTCGATGTACGCGTTCTGCTACGGCATGCCGGCATTGGTCGTGCTGACCAGTATTTTTGGCGACGTCATCGCACGACTAACTGCGGTGCTCGTGTAG
- a CDS encoding putative toxin-antitoxin system toxin component, PIN family, which yields MGQIEGRDSAAAVPRAVLDTNVVLSALVFGGGVPGALRRAWQRGDFLPLVSRVTAAELVRVLTYPKFKLGAGEQEELLADYLPFCETVTILDPPPRTPACRDAHDLPFLELAIAGDAAWLVTGDADLHAVAADFICPIVNAASFLEHLRRPDA from the coding sequence ATGGGGCAGATCGAGGGGCGGGACTCGGCGGCCGCCGTGCCGCGCGCGGTGCTCGACACCAACGTGGTGCTGTCCGCGCTGGTTTTCGGCGGCGGGGTTCCCGGTGCGCTGCGAAGGGCGTGGCAGCGTGGGGACTTCCTGCCGCTGGTCTCGCGCGTCACCGCGGCCGAGCTCGTGCGGGTGCTGACTTACCCCAAGTTCAAACTGGGCGCCGGCGAGCAGGAAGAACTGCTCGCCGATTATCTGCCGTTCTGCGAGACGGTCACCATCCTTGATCCGCCGCCGCGCACGCCGGCCTGTCGTGACGCGCATGACCTGCCCTTTCTCGAGCTGGCGATTGCCGGCGACGCGGCTTGGCTCGTGACGGGCGATGCCGACCTGCATGCGGTGGCGGCGGACTTCATCTGTCCGATCGTCAACGCGGCGTCCTTCCTCGAGCATCTGAGACGACCCGACGCGTAA
- a CDS encoding AbrB/MazE/SpoVT family DNA-binding domain-containing protein, with translation MLAKMTSKNQLTLPKSVTEAVGAGPYFEVEARNGQIILTPVRIQRADAVRAKLAELDLTEQDVADAVAWARASVDSPRGKQ, from the coding sequence ATGCTCGCCAAAATGACTTCCAAGAACCAGCTCACCCTTCCGAAGAGCGTGACCGAGGCGGTCGGTGCCGGCCCTTACTTCGAGGTGGAAGCCCGCAATGGCCAGATCATCCTCACGCCTGTACGCATTCAGCGTGCCGACGCGGTGCGCGCCAAGCTCGCCGAGCTCGACCTTACGGAGCAGGATGTGGCCGATGCCGTCGCGTGGGCGCGCGCGAGCGTCGATTCGCCGCGCGGCAAGCAGTGA